CATGCGCCGCGAAAGGGTTGTGTGCTGCATAATCATTTGAGTGAAATCATGGCCGGACCGCACGCGGAATGCCTGCGGGGATACTGGAACGGCGCTGAGAATACCACGGCTCTCGCGCATGGAATAGCGGCCCACCGGGCTTTAAGATAATTTCAGTGCGGGTCAGCGGCTGGCGCGGCGTCAGGCGCGTGGCGCAGGCTCGGGCAGAACTGGTACATCTCCAGTAAAATCGCCACCAGCTCACGCGCTTCTTTTTTAAGATCAAACGTCTGTGGGGCGAAAAGCCAGTTCTCCACCAGGCCCGAAATATAGCTGCGCATCAGGATAGCGGCGCGGCGGGTTTGCAGGTTTTCCGGCAGCATGCCGGTCTGGATACACTGCGTCAGCGCCTGTTCGATACGGTCGTAACTCTGGAAGCACAGGCTGCGGTGCGCCTCTTGCACGACGGCCATTTCTCCAACAAACTCACATTTGTGATAAATTATTTCCATCATCAGGCGACGACGCTCTTCTGTCACCGTAGCTTCAAGTATATAAACGAGAATCTCCCGTAACACAGAGAGTGGATCGTCTGGGAATTTTGCCCGATACTCATTTTCAAGATCGCCAATGCTGGCCTCTGATGATTCCCAGATTTCGCTAAACAAATCCGACTTGTTCCTGAAATGCCAGTAAATGGCGCCTCGCGTTACGCCCGCCGCCTGGGCAATGTCCGCCAGCGATGTGGCTGACACACCCTGTTGCGAGAACAAGCGAATCGCCACATCCAGAATGTGCTGACGCGTCTCCAGGGCTTGCTGTTTGGTTTTTCGTGCCATAGGTCGGTGAATTTACAGGAGTCAGACTTACATACATTTTTGTATGTATGTACCATAGCATGACGACACTATAAACGCAGCAATGGGTTTGCGGACTTTTGATCCATTGGTCATTTTTTGGAATCGAACACTCGAGGTTTAGATATGAACAAAAACAGAGGGTTCACGCCTCTGGCGGTCGTTCTGATGCTCTCAGGCAGCTTTGCGCTTACAGGATGTGACGGTGAACAGGCTCAGCAACAAGCGCCGCAGGCGCCCGAAGTGGGCGTGGTGACGCTGAAAAGCGAACCTCTGCAAATCACAACTGAACTGCCGGGACGCACCCTCGCTTATCGTGTGGCGGAAGTTCGTCCTCAGGTCAGCGGCATTATTCTTAAGCGTAATTTTGAAGAAGGCAGCGAAATTAAGGCTGGCGTGTCGCTTTATCAAATCGACCCGGCACCTTATCAGGCCTCCTACGAAAGCGCGAAAGGCGATCTGGCGAAAGCCCAGGCCAGCGCGAATATCGCGCAGGTGACGCTCAGCCGTTATCAGAAACTGCTCGGCACGCAGTACATCAGCAAGCAGGATTATGACAATGCGCAGGCCGAAGCCCAGCAGGCTAACGCCGCCGTGGTCGCTGCGAAAGCCGCGGTCGAAACCGCGCGTATCAACCTTGCGTACACCAAAGTGACCTCCCCTATCAGCGGTCGTATCGGCAAATCGAACGTGACCGAAGGCGCGCTGGTGCAGAACGGCCAGACCACGGCGCTCGCCGTCGTCCAGCAGCTTGACCCTATCTATGTTGACGTGACCCAGTCCAGCAACGATTTCCTGCGCCTTAAACAGGAACTGGCGAGCGGTCAGCTGAAGCAGGAGAACGGGAAAGCGAAAGTCACGCTCTCAACCGCAGACGGCCTGAAATATCCGCAGGACGGCACGCTGGAGTTCTCCGATGTGACCGTGGATCAGACCACCGGCTCCATCACGCTGCGCGCGATTTTCCCGAACCCTGACCACACGCTGCTGCCGGGCATGTTTGTCCGCGCCCGTCTCGAAGAAGGGGTTAACCCGAACGCGATTCTGGTGCCGCAGCAGGGCGTAACACGTACCCCGCGCGGTGACGCGACCGTGATGGTCGTCGGCGAAGGCGACAAAGTGGAAGTGCGTCCGGTGCAGGTCGGCCAGGCGATGGGCGACAAATGGGTCGTGACGGACGGCGTGAAGGCCGGCGATCGCGTGATTGTCTCCGGGTTGCAGAAGGTTCGCCCGGGCGCGCAGGTGAAAGCGCAGGAAGTGACTGACAACCAGCAGCAACAGCAGCAATCCGGCGCCGCTGGTCAGACGCAGTCACAGCAACCGCAGTCTTGAGTTAACAGGAGCCGTTAAAACATGGCTAAGTTTTTTATCGATCGCCCCATCTTCGCGTGGGTGATCGCCATCATCATCATGCTGGCAGGTGGCTTGTCCATTATGAAACTGCCCGTTGCGCAATATCCGTCGATTGCGCCGCCAGCGGTGACGATTAACGCAACCTACCCGGGCGCGGATGCGAAAACGGTGCAGGATACCGTGACGCAGGTTATCGAACAGAACATGAACGGTATCGATGGCCTGATGTACATGTCCTCCACCAGCGACTCCTCGGGGACGGTGCAGATCACGCTGACGTTCGAATCCGGCACCGACGCGGACATCGCGCAGGTACAGGTGCAGAACAAACTGCAGCTCGCCATGCCG
The genomic region above belongs to Cronobacter malonaticus LMG 23826 and contains:
- the acrR gene encoding multidrug efflux transporter transcriptional repressor AcrR produces the protein MARKTKQQALETRQHILDVAIRLFSQQGVSATSLADIAQAAGVTRGAIYWHFRNKSDLFSEIWESSEASIGDLENEYRAKFPDDPLSVLREILVYILEATVTEERRRLMMEIIYHKCEFVGEMAVVQEAHRSLCFQSYDRIEQALTQCIQTGMLPENLQTRRAAILMRSYISGLVENWLFAPQTFDLKKEARELVAILLEMYQFCPSLRHAPDAAPAADPH
- the acrA gene encoding multidrug efflux RND transporter periplasmic adaptor subunit AcrA translates to MNKNRGFTPLAVVLMLSGSFALTGCDGEQAQQQAPQAPEVGVVTLKSEPLQITTELPGRTLAYRVAEVRPQVSGIILKRNFEEGSEIKAGVSLYQIDPAPYQASYESAKGDLAKAQASANIAQVTLSRYQKLLGTQYISKQDYDNAQAEAQQANAAVVAAKAAVETARINLAYTKVTSPISGRIGKSNVTEGALVQNGQTTALAVVQQLDPIYVDVTQSSNDFLRLKQELASGQLKQENGKAKVTLSTADGLKYPQDGTLEFSDVTVDQTTGSITLRAIFPNPDHTLLPGMFVRARLEEGVNPNAILVPQQGVTRTPRGDATVMVVGEGDKVEVRPVQVGQAMGDKWVVTDGVKAGDRVIVSGLQKVRPGAQVKAQEVTDNQQQQQQSGAAGQTQSQQPQS